In one Massilia endophytica genomic region, the following are encoded:
- a CDS encoding SDR family oxidoreductase produces the protein MASSENQANAGNLQRDIQQRQDEKDQAKGKQEQKPEASQAGTHEFPVPPMPQQHLEKPGIEAEMQLKPQFMAPGYCGSGKLHGMAAIVTGGDSGIGRAVAVLYAREGADVALVYLSDEQEDAVETKRCVEAEGQRCILLPGDVRDPLFCRHAVEETVQAFGRLDILVNNAAFQEHADSLEDLTEERFDLTMKTNIYGYFHMAKAALPHLKQGASIINTGSVTGLQGSKKLLDYSSTKGAIHAFTMSLAANLMEKGIRVNAIAPGPVWTPLNPADQTPDKIAQFGSSTDMKRPAQPEELSPAYVFLAAPSCASYISGIVLPITGSVGE, from the coding sequence ATGGCAAGTTCCGAGAATCAGGCGAACGCCGGTAACCTGCAGCGCGACATCCAGCAGCGGCAGGACGAGAAAGACCAGGCCAAAGGCAAACAGGAGCAGAAGCCGGAGGCGTCGCAGGCGGGAACCCATGAGTTCCCCGTGCCGCCCATGCCCCAGCAGCACCTGGAAAAACCGGGCATCGAGGCCGAGATGCAGCTCAAGCCCCAGTTCATGGCGCCCGGCTATTGCGGCAGCGGCAAGCTGCACGGCATGGCCGCCATCGTCACCGGCGGCGATTCGGGCATCGGCCGCGCCGTGGCCGTGCTGTATGCGCGCGAAGGCGCCGATGTGGCCCTCGTCTACCTCAGCGACGAGCAGGAGGACGCCGTCGAGACCAAACGCTGCGTGGAGGCGGAAGGCCAGCGCTGCATCCTCCTTCCGGGCGACGTGCGCGATCCGCTGTTCTGCCGCCACGCGGTGGAGGAGACCGTGCAGGCCTTCGGGCGGCTGGACATCCTCGTCAACAACGCGGCCTTCCAGGAGCATGCGGATTCGCTGGAGGACCTGACCGAGGAGCGCTTCGACCTGACCATGAAGACGAATATCTACGGCTACTTCCACATGGCCAAGGCCGCCCTGCCCCATCTGAAGCAAGGCGCCTCCATTATCAACACGGGTTCGGTGACCGGCCTGCAGGGGTCGAAGAAGCTGCTCGACTACTCCTCCACCAAGGGCGCCATCCACGCCTTCACCATGTCGCTGGCGGCGAACCTGATGGAGAAAGGCATCCGCGTCAACGCGATTGCACCGGGCCCGGTGTGGACGCCGCTGAACCCGGCCGATCAGACGCCGGACAAGATCGCGCAGTTCGGCAGCTCCACGGACATGAAGCGCCCGGCGCAGCCGGAAGAGCTGTCGCCAGCCTACGTCTTCCTGGCCGCACCCAGCTGCGCCAGTTATATCAGCGGCATTGTGCTGCCCATTACAGGCAGCGTCGGAGAATAG
- the ku gene encoding non-homologous end joining protein Ku, giving the protein MARSLWKGAISFGLVHIPVDLYSAVKENDLDLTMLDKRDFSPVGFKRYNKSNNKEVSWDNIVKGYEYKSGEYVVLSDEDLKRANVKATQTIDILAFVDFSEVPLTFYETPYYLAPGRGGDKVYALLRETLRKAGKIAIATVVIRTKQHLCALVAGEEGIIMNTLRYADEIRDTEGLKLPAKGTKAAGISDKELQMALSLVEGMSEEWHPEQYHNTYHDDVLKLVEQKIAAKQTKTITMPSKDEEAAPSGNVIDLVALLKQSLGAKGGKGKAAAEDVEEEAEEEEDVAPPKPRKSASTAATSRRTTARAPAKTAAKSAAKRTTATKTATRRKAA; this is encoded by the coding sequence ATGGCCCGCTCGCTCTGGAAAGGCGCTATCAGTTTCGGGCTGGTCCACATTCCCGTCGACCTGTATTCGGCCGTCAAGGAGAACGATCTGGACCTGACGATGCTGGACAAGCGCGACTTCTCGCCCGTCGGCTTCAAGCGCTACAACAAGTCGAACAACAAGGAAGTCAGCTGGGACAACATCGTCAAGGGTTACGAATACAAGAGCGGCGAATACGTCGTGCTCTCGGACGAAGACCTGAAGCGCGCCAACGTGAAGGCCACGCAGACCATCGACATCCTGGCCTTCGTGGACTTCAGCGAAGTGCCGCTCACCTTCTACGAGACGCCCTACTACCTCGCGCCCGGACGCGGCGGCGACAAGGTCTACGCCCTGCTGCGCGAAACGCTGCGCAAGGCGGGCAAGATCGCCATCGCCACGGTGGTCATCCGCACCAAGCAGCACCTGTGCGCGCTGGTGGCGGGAGAGGAAGGCATCATCATGAACACCCTGCGCTACGCCGATGAGATCCGCGATACCGAAGGGCTGAAGCTGCCTGCCAAAGGAACGAAGGCAGCCGGCATCAGCGACAAGGAGCTGCAGATGGCGCTGTCGCTGGTGGAAGGCATGAGCGAGGAGTGGCACCCCGAGCAGTACCACAACACCTACCATGACGACGTGCTGAAGCTGGTCGAGCAGAAAATCGCGGCCAAGCAGACCAAGACCATCACCATGCCCTCGAAGGACGAGGAAGCGGCGCCGTCGGGCAACGTCATCGACCTGGTCGCACTGCTGAAGCAGAGCCTTGGCGCCAAAGGCGGGAAGGGAAAGGCCGCGGCGGAAGATGTTGAGGAAGAAGCCGAAGAGGAAGAAGACGTCGCCCCGCCGAAGCCGCGCAAATCGGCATCGACAGCCGCCACAAGCCGCCGCACCACCGCCCGCGCGCCGGCCAAGACAGCCGCCAAGTCCGCTGCCAAGCGCACTACCGCCACCAAGACCGCCACCCGCCGCAAGGCAGCCTAG
- a CDS encoding C39 family peptidase, which translates to MRAAILSCCLALGGAAQSAELPNVTGAAYAVPVTSLKEARYLSTVRQQYDFSCGSAAVATLLTYHYNYPVSEQTAFQQMYLHGDQAKIRQQGFSLLDIKRFLAAHGFMADGFQLPLAKLAEAHYPAIVLVAENGYRHFVVIKGLSEDRVLIGDPSGGTRAIARSAFEAMWQNRLLFVIHGRPGAARFNEAADWRVAPRARVEDAIDRESLWRLTLPKLGPNDF; encoded by the coding sequence ATGAGGGCGGCCATCCTGTCCTGTTGCCTGGCCTTGGGCGGCGCGGCGCAGTCGGCCGAGCTGCCCAATGTCACGGGAGCGGCCTATGCCGTGCCGGTCACCAGCCTGAAAGAGGCGCGCTACCTCTCCACAGTGCGCCAGCAGTACGACTTCAGCTGCGGCTCGGCGGCCGTGGCTACCTTGCTGACCTATCACTACAACTATCCGGTCAGCGAGCAGACCGCCTTCCAGCAGATGTACCTGCATGGCGACCAGGCGAAAATCCGGCAGCAGGGCTTTTCACTGCTCGATATCAAACGCTTCCTGGCTGCCCATGGTTTCATGGCGGATGGCTTCCAGCTGCCGCTGGCCAAACTGGCGGAAGCGCATTACCCGGCCATTGTGCTGGTGGCGGAAAACGGCTACCGGCACTTTGTCGTCATCAAAGGCTTGAGCGAAGACCGCGTGCTGATCGGCGACCCCTCCGGCGGCACGCGCGCCATCGCCCGTTCCGCCTTCGAGGCGATGTGGCAGAACCGCCTGCTCTTCGTCATCCACGGCAGGCCGGGCGCGGCGCGCTTCAACGAGGCGGCGGATTGGCGGGTGGCGCCGCGGGCCCGGGTGGAGGACGCCATCGACCGCGAAAGCCTGTGGCGCCTCACGCTTCCGAAGCTGGGACCCAACGATTTCTAG
- a CDS encoding SulP family inorganic anion transporter, translated as MLQWLRQYRRAALAGDAGAGVVVAMMLIPQGMAYALVAGLPPVAGLYASILPPIVYALFGSSMTQSVGPMAIVSLMTGAVIAPLAPAGSGLHAVLAAQLALVAGLVLLLCGILRMGFLASFFSRPVMSGFTVGSALVIAYGQLKPLFGAQLPDYHLPSAALGLGSVVLLVLARRYLSPLLQRCGMAASRAEIASKLGPMLVVLGATGLVWVLGLDTRGVAVTGPVPSGLPQLNLAVSQEHWYALLKPGLLLGFIIFLMSMSAAQTLALKRQEKLVSNQELIGLGAANVASMLSGGMAVTGSLSRSAVNFAAGANTPLASVISAVLLALALVAPTGWLAWLPLPVLAATIIVAVLGMLELDTLRTAWRYDRADALAWAVTCIGVLVLGIEAGVVVGVVLSMGTLIWRASRPHIAVLGRIAGTEHFRNVDRYPAETQPEMLVLRVDANLFFGNMEAVTGRVEDELRTHPTARDLVLVMSAVNSIDTTALFALAELNASLQRRGIGLHLAEVKGPVMDRLRESSLPERLNGKIFLSTAIAADFLHSRKGHS; from the coding sequence ATGCTGCAATGGCTGAGGCAATATCGGCGCGCGGCGCTGGCGGGGGATGCCGGCGCCGGCGTCGTGGTCGCCATGATGTTGATTCCACAGGGGATGGCTTACGCCCTGGTCGCCGGCCTGCCGCCCGTCGCGGGCCTGTACGCCAGCATCCTGCCGCCGATCGTCTATGCGCTGTTCGGCAGCAGCATGACGCAGTCGGTCGGCCCTATGGCCATCGTGTCGCTCATGACCGGGGCCGTGATTGCCCCGCTCGCACCCGCCGGGTCGGGCCTGCATGCCGTCCTGGCCGCCCAGCTGGCCCTCGTGGCGGGCCTCGTGCTGCTGCTGTGCGGCATCCTGCGCATGGGCTTCCTGGCCAGTTTCTTCTCGCGCCCGGTGATGAGCGGCTTTACCGTGGGCTCGGCCCTCGTCATTGCCTACGGACAGCTAAAGCCGCTCTTCGGCGCCCAGCTGCCTGACTATCACCTGCCCAGCGCGGCGCTGGGGCTCGGCTCTGTCGTGCTCCTGGTGCTGGCCCGCCGCTATCTTTCGCCTCTCCTGCAGCGCTGCGGCATGGCCGCTTCCCGCGCCGAGATCGCCTCCAAGCTGGGGCCCATGCTCGTGGTACTGGGCGCTACCGGCCTGGTCTGGGTGCTGGGCCTCGACACGCGCGGCGTCGCCGTCACCGGCCCGGTGCCGTCCGGACTGCCCCAGCTCAACCTGGCTGTGTCGCAGGAGCACTGGTATGCCTTGCTCAAGCCCGGTCTTCTGCTCGGCTTCATTATTTTCCTGATGAGCATGTCCGCCGCCCAGACCCTCGCCCTCAAGCGGCAGGAAAAGCTGGTGAGCAACCAGGAGCTGATCGGCCTGGGCGCCGCGAACGTGGCGAGCATGCTCAGCGGTGGGATGGCGGTGACGGGGAGCCTGTCGCGCTCGGCCGTCAATTTCGCGGCCGGCGCCAATACGCCGCTTGCCAGCGTGATCAGCGCCGTGCTGCTGGCCCTGGCCCTCGTGGCCCCGACCGGTTGGCTGGCCTGGCTGCCGCTGCCGGTGCTGGCCGCGACCATTATCGTGGCCGTGCTGGGCATGCTGGAACTCGATACGCTGCGCACCGCCTGGCGCTACGACCGCGCCGACGCCCTGGCCTGGGCCGTCACCTGCATCGGCGTGCTGGTCCTCGGTATCGAGGCTGGCGTGGTGGTGGGCGTGGTGCTGTCCATGGGCACCCTGATCTGGCGCGCCAGCCGTCCCCACATCGCGGTGCTGGGCCGCATCGCGGGCACCGAGCATTTCCGCAACGTGGACCGGTATCCCGCCGAGACCCAGCCGGAAATGCTGGTGCTGCGCGTGGACGCCAATCTTTTCTTCGGCAATATGGAGGCGGTGACCGGGCGCGTGGAAGACGAGTTGCGCACCCATCCCACGGCGCGCGACCTGGTGCTCGTGATGTCCGCCGTGAACTCCATCGACACGACGGCGCTGTTCGCCCTGGCCGAGTTGAACGCCAGCCTGCAGCGGCGCGGCATCGGCCTGCATCTGGCCGAAGTGAAGGGCCCGGTCATGGACCGCCTGCGCGAAAGCAGCCTGCCCGAACGCCTGAACGGCAAGATTTTCCTCAGCACGGCCATCGCGGCCGACTTCCTCCATTCCCGTAAAGGACATTCATGA
- the ureB gene encoding urease subunit beta yields MGAKPATETLEEGEIGAARDGATVSVVVTNLGQRPVQVGSHLHFFEVDGALSFERWKAYGRRLDIAPGTALRFAPGQQRTVALVRLGKRPL; encoded by the coding sequence ATGGGCGCGAAACCTGCAACGGAGACACTGGAAGAAGGCGAGATCGGCGCGGCCCGGGACGGCGCCACCGTCAGCGTGGTCGTGACCAACCTGGGGCAGCGGCCGGTCCAGGTCGGCTCCCATCTGCACTTCTTCGAGGTGGATGGCGCCCTGTCTTTTGAGCGCTGGAAGGCCTACGGACGGCGGCTCGATATCGCGCCCGGCACCGCCCTGCGTTTCGCACCCGGCCAGCAGCGCACCGTGGCACTGGTGCGGCTGGGGAAGCGTCCGCTCTGA
- a CDS encoding DUF885 domain-containing protein encodes MKPSSIVLALSLAFAASLPASAAAPSADAKFRAIHTQEWKWRQSQHLEDDEDDTDAIRPDLPRVDAATQLARQRYWEGVLKQLDALQPSRLSPAEQVNFAVYRAQIAALLANQRFREYEKPVNADSAFWSNLAGESRKPFRTVEDYHNYVRQLNDVPRYFREEMDNMRAGLQRGFTAPKVTLMGRNKSVAAVAEAKPEDVAFFKPFKNMPSTIPAAEQASLREAGLKAIRESVLPAHAALLQFLRTEYLPRATETLAAESLPDGKAYYQSKIVEFTTTNLSAEQIHQIGLEEMRKIRAEMEQVMAQVGFKDGLPAFLQFLRTDPQFYAKTPEELLMRAAWISKKFDAKAGQYFGRLPRSRFAIIPVPPEQAPYYTSGRGGPGVYLVNTYNLPARALYSLPALTLHESAPGHAFQMPVALEQTGRPPFRNAYISAFGEGWALYSERLGTEMGIYETPYEVFGMLSYQAWRASRLVVDTGVHAKGWTREQAQRYLMENTALSAHEVETEVDRYISWPGQALSYYLGEMAIIDARKKAEGALGAKFDIRAFHDTVLELGSVPLPVLAARIDRFIAEGGKGPYR; translated from the coding sequence ATGAAGCCTTCGAGTATCGTGCTCGCCCTGTCGCTGGCCTTCGCCGCCAGCCTGCCCGCCAGCGCCGCCGCACCATCGGCCGATGCGAAGTTCCGCGCCATCCATACGCAGGAATGGAAGTGGCGCCAGAGCCAGCACCTGGAAGACGACGAGGACGATACCGATGCCATCCGCCCCGACCTGCCGCGCGTGGATGCCGCCACCCAGCTGGCCCGCCAGCGCTACTGGGAAGGTGTGCTCAAGCAGCTCGATGCGCTGCAGCCCTCGCGCCTCTCGCCCGCGGAGCAGGTGAACTTTGCGGTCTACCGCGCGCAGATCGCGGCGCTGCTGGCCAACCAGCGCTTCCGCGAGTACGAGAAGCCGGTGAATGCCGATTCGGCCTTCTGGTCCAATCTCGCGGGCGAGTCGCGCAAGCCTTTCCGCACCGTTGAGGATTACCACAATTACGTCCGCCAGCTGAACGACGTGCCGCGCTACTTCCGCGAGGAGATGGACAATATGCGCGCGGGCCTGCAGCGCGGCTTCACCGCGCCCAAGGTTACCCTGATGGGCCGCAATAAATCCGTGGCCGCTGTCGCCGAGGCGAAACCGGAGGACGTGGCCTTCTTCAAGCCCTTCAAGAACATGCCATCCACCATTCCGGCAGCGGAGCAGGCAAGCCTGCGCGAAGCGGGCCTGAAGGCGATTCGCGAATCCGTGCTGCCTGCGCATGCAGCCTTGCTGCAATTCCTGCGCACCGAGTACCTGCCGCGCGCAACGGAGACTCTCGCGGCCGAGAGCCTGCCGGATGGGAAGGCCTATTACCAATCCAAGATCGTGGAATTCACCACCACGAACCTGAGCGCGGAGCAGATCCACCAGATCGGACTTGAGGAAATGCGCAAGATCCGGGCCGAAATGGAACAGGTGATGGCGCAGGTGGGCTTCAAGGACGGCCTGCCTGCCTTCCTGCAGTTCCTGCGTACCGATCCGCAGTTCTATGCGAAGACGCCGGAAGAACTGCTGATGCGCGCGGCCTGGATCTCCAAGAAGTTCGACGCCAAGGCAGGCCAGTACTTCGGCCGCCTGCCGCGCAGCCGCTTCGCCATCATCCCGGTGCCGCCGGAGCAGGCGCCGTATTACACCTCCGGCCGCGGCGGTCCGGGCGTCTACCTGGTGAATACCTACAATCTCCCGGCCCGCGCGTTGTACAGCCTTCCCGCACTGACCCTGCACGAGTCCGCCCCCGGCCACGCCTTCCAGATGCCGGTGGCGCTGGAGCAGACCGGCCGTCCTCCCTTCCGCAACGCCTATATCTCGGCCTTCGGCGAGGGCTGGGCGCTGTACTCCGAGCGCCTTGGCACGGAGATGGGCATCTACGAAACGCCATACGAAGTCTTTGGCATGCTCAGTTACCAGGCATGGCGCGCTTCGCGCCTGGTGGTCGACACGGGCGTCCACGCCAAAGGCTGGACCCGCGAACAGGCGCAGCGCTACCTGATGGAGAACACGGCGCTCTCCGCGCATGAAGTGGAAACGGAAGTGGACCGCTACATTTCCTGGCCGGGACAGGCACTCTCCTATTACCTGGGCGAGATGGCCATCATCGACGCGCGCAAGAAGGCGGAGGGCGCGCTGGGCGCGAAGTTCGACATCCGCGCCTTCCACGACACCGTGCTGGAACTGGGCTCCGTGCCGCTGCCCGTGCTGGCCGCGCGCATCGACCGCTTCATTGCCGAAGGCGGGAAGGGGCCGTACCGATGA
- a CDS encoding sigma-54 dependent transcriptional regulator: MPTRRLLCVSAARRFRIEELGEGVGDFDVHLAAGLQDAVQYLRSHTPLVGLLVLDQAPPEAIDDFLHEYAQVKWIALLDEAALASPQCRQIVHEHCFDYHRWPIDAARLRHTLGHAYGVASLRPPPAHSCASSMRLTGPSRPIARLRQQIGKVAAAEAPVLIWGESGTGKELVAQAVHEHSARAAGPFVPINCGAMPANLIQSELFGYERGAFTGAARSKPGLIESASGGSLFLDEIGDLPLELQSNLLRFLQEKTIYRLGGTRCIPVDVRIIAASHVKLHEAVQRGAFREDLYYRLNVLALEVPPLRERGDDVVPLAEYFFQHYAAERAARVKGFSARAIAAMRAHHWPGNVRELLNRVRRAAVMAEGRLILAQDLGLDSGERPHNGECLDGARVRAERNALEARLSAGKSMTAIARELGVSRMTLYRLLAKHQIAPPSRRRADQDEHVGEL; this comes from the coding sequence ATGCCAACAAGAAGACTCCTGTGCGTGAGCGCCGCGCGGCGTTTCCGCATCGAAGAGTTGGGGGAAGGGGTAGGGGATTTCGACGTTCATCTGGCCGCCGGCCTGCAGGACGCCGTCCAGTATCTGCGCAGCCACACCCCGCTGGTCGGGCTGCTGGTGCTGGACCAGGCGCCGCCGGAAGCGATCGATGACTTCCTGCATGAATACGCGCAGGTCAAGTGGATCGCCTTGCTGGATGAGGCGGCGCTGGCGTCACCGCAATGCCGGCAGATCGTGCACGAGCATTGCTTCGACTACCACCGCTGGCCGATCGACGCGGCGCGGCTGCGCCATACGCTCGGCCATGCCTATGGCGTCGCCTCCCTGCGCCCGCCGCCAGCCCACAGCTGTGCGAGCAGCATGCGCCTTACCGGACCGAGTCGTCCGATTGCCCGGCTGCGCCAGCAGATCGGCAAGGTGGCTGCGGCCGAGGCGCCCGTCCTCATCTGGGGCGAGAGCGGCACCGGCAAGGAGCTGGTGGCGCAGGCCGTGCACGAGCATTCGGCGCGCGCGGCGGGCCCCTTTGTGCCCATCAACTGCGGCGCCATGCCAGCCAACCTGATCCAATCCGAACTCTTCGGCTACGAACGCGGCGCCTTCACGGGCGCGGCGCGCAGCAAGCCCGGGCTGATCGAGTCCGCTTCCGGGGGCTCGCTGTTCCTGGACGAGATCGGCGACCTGCCGCTGGAGTTGCAGTCCAACCTGCTGCGCTTCCTGCAGGAGAAAACCATCTACCGCCTGGGCGGCACGCGCTGCATTCCGGTCGACGTGCGCATCATCGCCGCTTCCCACGTCAAGCTGCACGAGGCGGTGCAGCGCGGCGCCTTCCGCGAAGACCTCTACTACCGCCTCAACGTGCTGGCCCTGGAGGTGCCGCCCCTGCGCGAGCGGGGCGACGACGTGGTGCCCCTGGCCGAGTACTTTTTCCAGCACTACGCCGCGGAAAGGGCGGCCCGCGTCAAGGGCTTCAGCGCGCGCGCCATTGCCGCCATGCGGGCCCATCACTGGCCCGGCAATGTGCGCGAGCTCCTGAACCGGGTGCGGCGCGCGGCCGTGATGGCCGAAGGGCGCCTCATCCTGGCCCAGGACCTGGGCCTGGACAGCGGCGAGCGCCCCCACAACGGCGAATGCCTGGACGGCGCGCGCGTGCGGGCCGAGCGCAACGCCCTGGAAGCGCGCCTGAGCGCGGGCAAGAGCATGACGGCCATCGCGCGCGAGCTCGGGGTGTCACGGATGACCTTGTATCGTTTGCTAGCCAAGCATCAGATTGCCCCGCCTTCGCGCCGCCGCGCGGATCAGGATGAGCATGTAGGAGAGCTCTGA
- a CDS encoding 1-acyl-sn-glycerol-3-phosphate acyltransferase — MDNYRLTPDKLPSQKQRLALSVLNLFGWQMRYRPLPGPRGIAVVYPHTSNWDFMVGVFGKWAIGLPFRWLAKDSLFRIPLLGSWFRARGGEPVDRSAKTGMIQRQAARMHSADWYWLAITPEGTRGYRPYWKSGFYHLALEAKVPLCLVYMDYPNKVLSVVDHVYLTGDQEQDMAAIRAVYAGHEGKHPENAAPIILSERREQPR; from the coding sequence ATGGATAACTATAGGCTAACGCCGGACAAACTGCCATCTCAAAAGCAGCGCCTGGCTTTGAGCGTGCTCAATCTGTTTGGCTGGCAGATGCGCTATCGTCCGCTGCCCGGCCCGCGCGGAATCGCTGTCGTTTATCCGCACACCTCGAACTGGGATTTCATGGTGGGCGTATTCGGCAAATGGGCCATCGGCCTGCCCTTCCGCTGGCTCGCCAAGGACTCCCTGTTCCGCATTCCCCTGCTGGGCTCCTGGTTCCGCGCGCGCGGCGGCGAACCGGTGGACCGCAGCGCCAAGACCGGCATGATCCAGCGCCAGGCAGCGCGCATGCATTCGGCGGACTGGTACTGGCTGGCGATTACGCCGGAGGGCACGCGCGGCTACCGCCCGTACTGGAAGAGCGGCTTCTACCATCTGGCGCTGGAAGCGAAAGTGCCGCTGTGCCTGGTGTACATGGATTACCCGAACAAGGTGCTGAGCGTGGTGGACCACGTCTACCTCACGGGCGACCAGGAGCAGGACATGGCGGCCATCCGCGCCGTCTATGCGGGGCACGAGGGCAAGCACCCCGAGAACGCCGCGCCCATCATTCTTTCCGAGCGGCGCGAGCAGCCGCGCTGA